The following are encoded together in the Conger conger chromosome 11, fConCon1.1, whole genome shotgun sequence genome:
- the iscua gene encoding iron-sulfur cluster assembly enzyme ISCU, mitochondrial yields the protein MALVAFKRCLSPLVLFGRRLSAPELLFPCSYHKKVVDHYENPRNVGSLDKTSKNVGTGLVGAPACGDVMKLQIEVDEQGKIVEARFKTFGCGSAIASSSLVTEWVKGKSIDEAQKIKNTEIAKELCLPPVKLHCSMLAEDAIKAALADYRLKQQDQDGETAKASN from the exons ATGGCGTTGGTAGCTTTCAAACGTTGTCTTTCTCCTCTGGTTCTCTTCGGCAGAAGGCTGTCCGCACCCGAATTACTGTTCCCGTGCTCATATCACAAAAAG GTGGTGGACCACTATGAGAACCCCAGGAATGTAGGCTCTCTGGACAAGACATCCAAGAACGTGGGAACAGGCCTGGTGGGTGCCCCAGCCTGTGGGGATGTAATGAAGCTGCAG ATCGAAGTCGACGAGCAGGGGAAGATTGTGGAAGCCAGGTTCAAGACCTTTGGCTGCGGCTCGGCAATCGCTTCCAGCTCCCTGGTAACAGAGTGGGTCAAAGGCAAATCG ATTGACGAAGCGCAGAAGATCAAAAACACTGAAATCGCTAAAGAACTATGCCTTCCACCTGTCAAGCTTCACTGCTCCA TGCTGGCGGAGGACGCTATAAAAGCAGCCCTGGCGGATTACAGGCTGAAGCAGCAGGACCAGGACGGGGAGACGGCGAAAGCCAGCAACTGA